The window TGCGTTCAATCTGCAGAAAAATATGGTTTTGTAATGACTTGAGTATGCCCTTGCCTTTTTGAGACATtgacctgtattgaaggtgctatgATCTTTTCGGGATCTTTGAATCTTGGAGAAATGCCATGTTGACCGAGGTGCTGCCTATTTTTATTATTTGGTGATTACAATTACTAAatgtacaatacatgttgtaagttGAACTTCTGGAGAGTATATGTCACATATATGAATTATGAAGTGTGTTTTGACAGATATATCGAGGAAATAATGTTTTCTTATTTGTTCCCAGATACTTCATATCAGTTCGGACCTAATCATACCACTGGTTTGTAAGACAAGAAATCTGTGACCAATCCAAACCACTACTACAAACAAAAGTTTCTTATTGTCAGGGTTGCTCCTAGACCGATTAATTACCATTTAGAGCGTGTATCAAAGAGTTCATTTTCAGATATTGCAGAATAGTTCTTGTGTGCAGATTGTTTTAATATGTCCTTCGGCTCTATGCCTTCGTAAAAGTAGGCCAAAATCATATTTCTAACACTTCTTAAGGGATGATATTTTAGTTCATTTTCCATGTGCTTATGGAGAATTTTCAACTATGCATTAAATGGTACTGCATAACTTGGTTTTTGTATCCGAAACATTTTTGTATGAGCTATATACACACGTTCTCTCATGGTTCAATATGTGAATATTGCTTCAATAATTTAGTGTCATGCGGAAGGATGTCCAACACTCCAACTTAGGTGAAATCCTGGCAAGGAAAAATAATGAATAGGCCAACTATCAAATCATACAAATCAAAACCAAGATCCAACCAACTATTTGATTAGTGATATATGTTTGCCACAAATTTAACGTATTTTGTGACTAATTTTAGAAATTCTGACTATCTTATTGCCAAAATTGACGGGCGCAGCAAAGCGCGCCAACCATGATCTAGTAATTTTCAAAATTTACTTTGCTCGAGCTCTCATCATGAGATGCATCAAGGTCGCATTGGTCACTTTCATCATCGACAATATTCCTCTCTTATTCCCCATCTGCATCCATCTACGGACATTTAAAAAAAGACATGTAAGTAGTCATGCAGTTATTATGTCATTTCTTATCCTACATATTTTTAAATGTACCTGGAATGCTCTTTCAGCATATGAATCATCTATATCCATATCATCATCGTCATGTACTTGCATGATTTAAAAAAAACACATAAGCGTCCGTGCGGTTGTTCGTTTTTCATGTTTGTCAACGTTCACCACACTTACGTTTCCACTGTAAGATTCATCCAAACTCATATAGTTGTCCTCAGCGGGTTGATCAATATTCAATGACGAGGGTCCATTCTCATTGCCGTAATCATCGCCGTCATAATCAGTCTCGTCCTCCATCTATCAATATTTAAACAAATTCTAAGATCAATCCGAACAACATATAACATCAACCCTAAAATAAACAGTTCATCAATTAGagtatttcataattaaattatatGCGGAATGAAATTGCTTAGCAGTACGTCACACAAATTTATGCACTAAACTAGCACCTACTTAGTGAGTCAATAGATAAAAAAAAATTCATCCCATTTCAACAAGTAACCTACTTAGTGAGTAACCTAATGTGACCTACAATGAGTCAAACCGACCTCTTCGACGCCGACGAGGAGGGGAGATGGATCCGTTTCGGCCGGGGATGAAGGGACCCACGGCGTGATGATGATGGTCGGCGGAGGCAGGCGTTCACGGCATGATGATGATGGCCGGCAAAGGCCTGGTACCAAGCCGCCCATGGCGACGAAGATTCACGGGTGGGTGGTGATCCGGGCGACGGCTGCAGCGACGATCACAACTAGGGTTTCACCTGTGAGAGGCGACAGGGCACGCACGTCGTGTTGTTTCGACGGCGACCAGGGCGACGTGGAGGGCAACGGGGATGCCGGAGAGGAATGCGGCGACTGGAAGGACCGTCGCCGCTAGGGTTTCGACGAGGGGGCGTCGGCAGGTCACACGCTGATCTGTTTTTTTTTTCACACGTACCAACGCGGTGTACAACAACATGGCGGGCATTCGGTGATGGCATACGGCGTACGCTGGTTAGCGTATGGGCGACGGGTACGACACACACGGGAGGGCGTATGGCGACGCGGGCAGGCATACGGCGGCGGGCGGGTATGCTATACCCCGTGTGAAATGATCATACTTCCCAATATACTTTTTGAGGGGTTGTACCGAAGCGGGACTCGACGGGCGGAGGCGTCAAAATGTTTCTTCTTTTTGCGGCGCCGTGCTCGCCGGCAGGGACACGGCCGGGCATGCATGGAGCTGGCGTTCGCGTCCGTATGGAGGACGTACGGTGCCGGTGGTGCTTGGTAGAGGCATGCATGGCATGGATGCCGGCGGCGAAGAAGCAACCATGCATGACTGGTAGGAGATGGATGAAGCAAAGCAAACACATGCGGAgacggcggcgacgacggtgaGCTTGGAAACGTCGTCGGTGGTACGTATGACAGATTGGTGACGTtgtggtcgtcgtcgacggtgacgaTGGTGAGAAATAAGTGAGGGGGAGAATGACGTAACGTGTCACTTAAAGGTCCATGTCGCCCATGCGTTTCTTCAGAGCCTTTGACATACGAGTACGGTGCTACTTATGACAGATTGGGAACTCCGCAGGAACATACGTATATATAAACCTTGAAGGTTAGCCAGGTTCGTTTCTTGATCCCCACACTGCACACGGTCGAGCGCTGACAAACTTCAAGCCCCATTCTTACTCAAGTCTTGTCTCCGCACAGGGAAGGCTCCAAGGACAAGGAGACAGCTCGTTGTCATCGGGATGCACGTTCGCGTTATATATGTTTCATGCTGCCGGAAGAGCAGAATCTGAATTGCGCGACCGGTTCGTCATCCCAACTGTCATCCATGGTCGAGACCCCTTTGTATAAATACCACCAATGGCAGGCATGCATATTCTTCACTCGTCTCAAGTGCTTTGCTACCTACCTACACCAGCTAGCTAGCCATCTCCCGCTGGTGGTTGCTTGCTCGATCGATCCCTAGTCCGGCAATGGCAATGGCAATGCCAATCAGCAAGAAGATACATTTAGTTTGGTCACTATGTGTGGCTTTCACGTTTGCCGTTGCGGCAGCTGCTGCCCCTGCTCAAGGTTCTGGTTCAGGCAGGGTGCGCCGCCACTACGATTTCTTCGTAAGTGTCCATATGTGTCATGCATTTTGCTTCCCGTCAGCTCAAGAATGGATCGGTGTACTATTAGCTAGCTAGCTGAAGAGTAGATGTTGTATGTATGACAAAACGGCGGCGGCCATTGTTGCAGATAAGGGAGGCCAACTACACCAGGCTCTGCATCGAGAAGACCATCCTCACCGTCAACGGCGAGTTCCCCGGCCCGACCATCTTCGCGCGCAAGGGCGACGTCGTCCTCGTCAGCGTCCACAACCAAGGCGACCAAAATGTCACCATCCACTGGTAATTTTCCGAACTGTACTTGTTTCACGACTTGGCATTTGCATGAAGCTCTCCACACAGTGCAATGGCACTAATTCTCTGTCCATGGTGCAGGCACGGCGTGGACCAGCCGCGGAACCCGTGGTCGGACGGGCCTGCGTACATAACGCAATGCCCCATCCAGTCCGGGAACACATTCACCTACCGGATCATCTTCTCCGAGGAGGAGGGCACGCTGTGGTGGCACGCGCACAGCGACTTCGACCGCGCCACCGTGCACGGCGCCATCGTCATCCACCCCAGGCGCGGGGCCGCCTACCCCTTCCCGAAGCCGCACCGGGAGATACCCATCATCCTAGGTTCGCATGCCCAAACTCTGGTGCTCCCTGGGTTAAAATTTACAACGAAATTTCAGTGAAATTTCTAAAATTTCATAATATTTCAGTGGGTAGATGTCATCCGCAAGATAGTACCCATAGTTGTATGTatggccatttgctacaaactgcaccggtggcagttcatcatttgcaatcttattcatcagtggtgatCGGTTGACAACGTTGATgacattcaaagatccaggcatttcaAAAAAAGCATGctaaatccaagtctcttgatcggccatcgcttcaaggattatagtgaaaCCCCTTTTTTGGCCGTGAAATTGCCCATGCCACGCCttaggacaattcttccaactctaatgcatgcaatctattgagccaagcatacctgAAAAGCcacgagctttgttcatctccaatagccttgctgcgtcttcagcattgggagatctcaaatactcctggccaaacgcttgcacaattccgactgcgaagcgcttgacacacatgatggcttgactctcacccatggccaagtgATCATCAATTAGATCAGCggggataccgtatgccaacatacgcaaagcggtcgccgccttctgaaaggtgctatgtccgagctctccggcggcatttcTTCTTTGCTGAAAAAACTGGTCATGGCTcgttagtttctctgcaatgcgcctgaacaactcggtgctcatcctaaaccggcgtcGGAAGTATGACTCGGGGTACACGGGATTATCCGCAAAATAGTGCcgatcaatctgttgtgggcatcgatccaaTCCCTCCAAATTTGCTGCCGACCCATAACCAAACCATcatgcttcggttttttattgatatgcagagctaggatcattgcaagatcctcctcctcttccatatcaaattctttttcggaagaatcatatgacgaactcatctacaatgctcAATTTAAACTAGGCTATaaaaactacaaacaacatgcACTAAATTCATGTAAAAAAATGTGAAGttgaagcaatacataccttgcgggcattttgtcgaacaccttgcgggcgccgaTCGGCAGTGGGCGGCCGGGCGCTGTTCGTCGGAGGATTGCCGCGCGCGAGGGGCGGCGGTGACCAGAGAGGGACGGAGGAAGTAGCGGCGGCGCGGGGATAAGCTGAGGAAGCGCCAGAACGATCGCGGGAAAAAATGGGGTGGCGCGGGCAGCGGCGGCGCCAGCGGCTGGATGGGGTTGGTGGAGTTGCGAGCGGACGCTCGAGTGTCTAGCGCGCGAGAGCGGTCGCAGCAAAGAAACGTCGTGCGATGGTGTTTTGGCCCGCACGCTGCACTAGTTATGTCGTGCGCGCGATTTTTGCGCCTTCGTTGGAGCACGCGGAGCGGTAGCGCGCGCAAAAAACACTTATTTTTCAGCGCTGCGCTTATATAAAGCGCATTCGTCGGAGATGCTCTTAATATTCAAAATAACAGATCCGATTTTTTTTTCGAAATTAAAAAACCTTCCTTCTTGAACTCCGATCGCCTGCTGGGGACCTGGGGTGAGGCTTGAATGTGTGGACATTTTTGCGTGCAGGGGAGTGGTGGAACCGCGATGTCGGGCAAATGCTCGCTGAAGCCCTTGGCAGCGGCGGCGACTTCCAGCCATCGGACGCCAACACCATCAACGGCCAGCCCGGCGACCTGTTCCCGTGCTCCAGTGACACCGCCTTCAAGCTGCCCGTCGAGCATGGCAACACCTACATGCTCCGCATCATCATTGCAGCGCTCACCAACGAGTTCTTCTTCGCCATCGCCGGGCACCGCCTCACGGTGGTCGGCACCGACGCCGCCTACACCAAGCCGTTCACAGTCGATCATGTCTTCATCGGGACGGGCCAGACGAAGACCGTGCTGCTCAACGCTGACCGTGGCCGCTCGAACCACACGAGGTACTACATGGTGGCGAGGCCGTATGCGACCAACCCGCTCGCCCGTTTCGACAACAGCACAACCACCGCCGTCCTAGAGTACATTGACGCGCCGCAGGCCACGGCGATGTCGGACATCCCCGTCCTGCCGGCCATCAACGACAGCACGGCGGCGGAGGCATACTCGGTGCAGCTCAAGTCCCTCGCCAGCGAGGAGCATCCGGTGGACGTGCCCCGGCACGTCGACGAGCACATGCTCATAACCATCACGGTCAACGAGATCCCCTGCACGCCCGGCGAGCTGTGCAAGGGCCCCCGCAACAACAGCCTCGCGGCGAGCCTCAACAACATCAGCTTCGAGATGCCCAGCACGGCCATCCTCGGAGCCTACTACAGCTCGGTGCTACTGGGCGTCGCGAAGACAAACTTCCCCGACAACCCGGCGGTGGCTTTCAACTACACCTCAGACGACCTCCCTCTAGACCTCAGGTTCACGGCGCGCGACACGAGGGTGAAGGTGCTGGTGTACGGCACCGTGGTGGAGGTGGTGTTCCAGGACACAGCCATCCTCGGCAGTGAGAGCCACCCCATGCACCTACACGGGTACAGCTTCTACGTGGTCGGGAGAGGGTCTGGTAACTTTGACAGGCACAAGGACCCGGCCACGTACAACTTGGACGACCCACCGTACCAGAACACGGTCTCCGTGCCCAAGGCTGGTTGGGCCGCAATCCGCTTCCGGGCGGCGAATCCAGGTGAGTGTTTATTAAGGCATCTCTTTCAGCATTTCTATGGCTCTTTGTGAGGGTTTTTCTAACTTCACCATTGTGTTCCTATGGTTGTTAATTTAGGTGTATGGTTCATGCATTGCCATTTTGAGCGACACATGGTGTGGGGGATGGAGACCGTGTTTATTGTGAAGAACGGCAAGGCAGAAGAAGCTAAGATCATGCCACCACCTCCAAATATGCCAAAGTGCTGATGGAGTCCATTGTCTCCTATAGAACGAGGCAAGAAGTTAAAATGCCACCACTGAAGAAATAGTTTTACCTAATACCTTTATTCAAATTAACTAACAGTTTTCAACCCAAAGACACTTAATTAGAGAAAATGAGGCGAATCGCCCTTAGATATTTGGCCATTTGTTGGAGTGATTGTTAATTCCCACCCACTTTGGTATGACCCGAACAATCCACACGACCGTCTGTGTTgtgtcatgtgtgtgtgtgtgtgtgtgaacacaTCCATCTTGTACCCTTAGAGAAATTCCAATTAACACGTGCATTGTTTGATTGAACCAACTTTTACCTCCTTATATGATCAAGTTCCAACAATTACCTTGAGATGTGTTGGATTTCCTCCACCAACTTAGACATTTTTTATTCGATTGCTTTTGAAATGCCACAACAGATGCAGAATCAAGATATTTGCCAGGATGTAGTCCTTTGTTGTAGCATTTTCGGAAACAAAATTGGGTCGACTGTCGGAACGTATATGGCGTACGCCCAACTCCGTCCTGGGCTAAGAGCATctgcagccgttcggccccccacagGGCAACGAAAAAGAGCGGCATGAGGGCGAACCGGCGCTAGATTGGTTCCTGGGGTTCGGTTCGCTCCCAGTCACAGGCCCACGATCGCCGCGGGTTCGGCGAAGTTCGTTTCAATTTTGTGCACACTCGACGACTTTTGCATAAACTCGGCCATACTTCGTCGAAATTTGTATAAAAACTTAAAAACATGCATGAACTACGCCCCTAATAACTTAAAAACGAACTAAAAAGCCTAGCCGTgtctacatgccgagaagcctgtagaagctggtgtagtcgccgccgccgccgtcatcgtcgccgcgcGCCTCACCTACGGCGTCCCTGCTGCAGCCCTCGCCGGGGTCGCCGACACGTGGTGGGGCGCTTGACGGTCCAGCctcgccctcgtcgtcgctgtcgatgacGATAACGCCGCCCTCCTCGGCGCGGCGACGGGCCTGGGTCTCCAGGTACGCCCGACGCTGGCGGCGCACCTGCTCGCGGATGTAGTCCTCCTTCGCCCATTTGAGGGCGGACTCGTCATCGGGGGCCACCATGCCggcgtgctccggcttcacggggagcaTGTCTGGCTCGGGCTTCGGCCAGACCAGGCGGAGGGAGCGCCTCATCGGTGACGTCGCAGGCTAGGGCttgttgatgacgagggcgccgctgcGAGAGCGACGCCTGAGCGGTGTCCCCTCCGGCtcgggcttgacggggcggagggccGGCGAGCCAGAGCCCAACGACGAGGACGACCCTGGCTCCATTCGCCGCGGCATCCAGGAACTGCtgcggcggcgagagaaggagggtcGCGTCAGGTACTCCAGTCGCGGCACattgccggtctcgatgtggtcgaggacggcgtcgagtgtgcggccggggacgccccaccactcgcgccATCCTTCAGAGTTGAGGTGGCCGCAGGGGATGATGCCGTTGACGGAGGTGATCTGCTCCTCGCAGCGGCGCTTGAAGTACAGCGTCCACAGCGTTTCGCTGTCGGGCGCGTACCTCGGCTCGTTCTGCTGCTCCTCCGTCAGC is drawn from Triticum dicoccoides isolate Atlit2015 ecotype Zavitan chromosome 6B, WEW_v2.0, whole genome shotgun sequence and contains these coding sequences:
- the LOC119321916 gene encoding putative laccase-9, which translates into the protein MPISKKIHLVWSLCVAFTFAVAAAAAPAQGSGSGRVRRHYDFFIREANYTRLCIEKTILTVNGEFPGPTIFARKGDVVLVSVHNQGDQNVTIHWHGVDQPRNPWSDGPAYITQCPIQSGNTFTYRIIFSEEEGTLWWHAHSDFDRATVHGAIVIHPRRGAAYPFPKPHREIPIILGEWWNRDVGQMLAEALGSGGDFQPSDANTINGQPGDLFPCSSDTAFKLPVEHGNTYMLRIIIAALTNEFFFAIAGHRLTVVGTDAAYTKPFTVDHVFIGTGQTKTVLLNADRGRSNHTRYYMVARPYATNPLARFDNSTTTAVLEYIDAPQATAMSDIPVLPAINDSTAAEAYSVQLKSLASEEHPVDVPRHVDEHMLITITVNEIPCTPGELCKGPRNNSLAASLNNISFEMPSTAILGAYYSSVLLGVAKTNFPDNPAVAFNYTSDDLPLDLRFTARDTRVKVLVYGTVVEVVFQDTAILGSESHPMHLHGYSFYVVGRGSGNFDRHKDPATYNLDDPPYQNTVSVPKAGWAAIRFRAANPGVWFMHCHFERHMVWGMETVFIVKNGKAEEAKIMPPPPNMPKC